One genomic segment of Novosphingobium sp. RL4 includes these proteins:
- a CDS encoding beta-ketoacyl-[acyl-carrier-protein] synthase family protein, with protein MTGASGHRVLVTGMGCVSGLGRGLAVNWARTRKGDGAIRPLPGPAPVGMAAWLEGRPADDIRFPGVDGQRLRRLGRLDPISQFAIEAALEAVRDAGLADHPSLARRTAVLMGCGSGGNETIDTGYERLFGKDEAKVHPQTIPSSMITAPAAHVSILLGIHGPVFTLSSACASSAHALGEALHMIRSGRVDVAIAGGAEACLTRGSMAGWQSLGVLAPDTCRPFSRDRRGMVLGEGAAVLVLESERHARARGARVHGELAGYGLSSDASHITAPDTAGIAAAIRAAHEDACIGFDIPAIVSAHGTGTALNDAAEALALREVYGADLPRHRVIATKSAHGHMIGATGAMEFLLGLMALVEGTAPPVLNHLGPDPECDLPLALEPQSFSAEVLISNSFAFGGLNAVLVGRRA; from the coding sequence ATGACCGGCGCCTCGGGGCACCGCGTGCTCGTGACCGGCATGGGGTGTGTGAGCGGTCTTGGCCGGGGCCTCGCTGTCAACTGGGCGCGTACCCGCAAGGGAGACGGCGCGATCCGCCCGCTGCCGGGCCCGGCGCCGGTGGGCATGGCCGCCTGGCTGGAGGGCAGGCCCGCGGACGACATCCGCTTTCCGGGCGTGGATGGGCAGCGCCTGCGCCGCCTTGGCCGCCTCGATCCGATCTCCCAGTTCGCGATAGAGGCCGCGCTGGAGGCCGTCCGGGATGCAGGCCTTGCGGATCATCCGTCACTGGCCCGGCGCACGGCGGTCCTGATGGGCTGCGGCAGCGGCGGCAACGAAACGATCGACACAGGTTACGAACGGCTCTTCGGCAAGGACGAGGCCAAGGTCCACCCCCAGACCATCCCTAGCTCGATGATCACGGCTCCCGCCGCGCATGTCTCGATCCTGCTGGGCATCCACGGCCCGGTCTTTACCCTGTCCAGCGCCTGCGCCTCTTCCGCTCACGCGCTGGGGGAAGCCCTGCATATGATCCGCAGCGGCCGTGTCGACGTGGCGATCGCGGGCGGGGCCGAGGCCTGCCTCACGCGTGGTTCGATGGCGGGATGGCAGTCTCTGGGCGTGCTGGCGCCGGACACCTGCCGCCCGTTCTCGCGCGATCGGCGCGGCATGGTGCTGGGCGAGGGCGCGGCCGTGCTCGTGCTGGAAAGCGAGCGCCATGCCCGCGCCAGAGGAGCCCGCGTTCATGGCGAACTGGCGGGATATGGCCTGTCGAGCGATGCGTCGCACATCACTGCGCCGGACACTGCCGGGATCGCGGCCGCTATTCGCGCAGCGCATGAGGATGCATGCATCGGTTTCGACATTCCCGCCATCGTTTCGGCGCATGGCACCGGCACCGCGCTGAACGATGCGGCCGAAGCGCTTGCGCTGCGGGAGGTCTACGGCGCAGACCTGCCCCGCCACCGGGTGATCGCCACGAAGTCCGCGCATGGCCACATGATCGGCGCGACCGGGGCGATGGAGTTCCTGCTGGGGCTGATGGCCCTTGTCGAAGGCACGGCGCCCCCGGTGCTGAACCATCTCGGCCCTGACCCGGAGTGCGATCTTCCGCTGGCGCTGGAGCCTCAGTCATTTTCGGCCGAAGTGCTGATTTCGAACAGCTTCGCGTTCGGCGGGCTGAACGCGGTGCTGGTGGGGAGACGGGCATGA
- a CDS encoding LysE/ArgO family amino acid transporter — MTGAAYPFLSGFALSAALIMAIGAQNLFVLRQGLRREHVGPVVLFCASADAVLIAAGVAGVGAFLTAVPGLATVLSLGGAAFLAWYGIKAFQRMAAPDAMAVASGGGISLGRAIAATAGFTFLNPHVYLDTVLLMGTAGAAQSAAARPLFVAGAASASFIWFAGLGYGARLLVPLFSRPASWRILDAIVGATMLVLSASLLARAAF; from the coding sequence ATGACGGGGGCTGCCTATCCGTTCCTTTCCGGCTTCGCGCTGTCCGCCGCGCTCATCATGGCGATCGGCGCGCAGAACCTGTTCGTGCTGCGGCAGGGGCTTCGGCGTGAGCATGTCGGGCCGGTCGTGCTGTTCTGCGCTTCGGCGGATGCCGTGCTGATCGCGGCGGGGGTGGCCGGGGTCGGCGCGTTCCTGACGGCCGTGCCGGGGCTGGCGACGGTGCTTTCGCTTGGCGGGGCGGCGTTCCTGGCATGGTACGGGATCAAGGCGTTCCAGCGAATGGCTGCGCCCGATGCGATGGCGGTGGCGTCTGGCGGCGGTATCAGCCTGGGCAGGGCGATCGCGGCGACGGCGGGTTTCACCTTCCTCAATCCGCACGTCTACCTCGACACGGTGCTGCTGATGGGCACGGCGGGCGCGGCACAATCAGCGGCGGCGAGGCCGCTTTTCGTTGCAGGCGCCGCGAGCGCGAGCTTCATCTGGTTCGCCGGTCTCGGCTACGGTGCGCGCCTGCTCGTGCCGCTGTTTTCCCGCCCGGCTTCATGGCGCATCCTTGACGCCATCGTCGGCGCGACGATGCTGGTGCTTTCGGCATCGCTGCTCGCGCGGGCCGCGTTCTGA
- a CDS encoding methyltransferase domain-containing protein encodes MDAVDLDSAAYAAVLRDLARVNRWTFTAHSTLSFLSRAVGTGRSFSLLDVGFGYGDLLRTVARWAARRGIEARLVGVDLNPESEGIARAATPSDAAQGVPIDYRTGDYADQPEHFDFIVSSQVAHHMTDEQLTRFLRHMECEARRGWLLCDLHRHAFAYYGFPLLARTLGVHRIVREDGQLSIARSLRPAEWTQVLADAGLGEGTVRVARRFPFRIALEREFP; translated from the coding sequence ATGGACGCGGTCGATCTCGACAGCGCCGCCTATGCCGCCGTGCTGCGCGATCTGGCGCGGGTCAACCGCTGGACCTTCACGGCCCATTCCACCCTTTCCTTCCTCTCCCGCGCGGTGGGAACTGGGCGCAGCTTCAGCCTGCTCGACGTCGGCTTCGGCTATGGCGACCTGCTGCGCACCGTGGCGCGCTGGGCGGCGCGGCGCGGGATCGAGGCACGGCTGGTGGGGGTGGACCTCAACCCGGAGAGCGAAGGCATAGCACGTGCCGCAACGCCTTCGGACGCGGCGCAAGGTGTCCCGATAGACTATCGGACCGGCGACTATGCCGACCAGCCCGAGCATTTCGATTTCATCGTCAGCAGCCAGGTCGCTCACCATATGACCGACGAGCAGCTCACCCGCTTCCTGCGCCATATGGAGTGTGAAGCGCGGCGCGGCTGGCTCCTGTGCGACCTGCACCGCCATGCTTTCGCCTATTACGGCTTCCCCCTTCTCGCACGGACGCTGGGGGTTCACCGCATCGTGCGGGAGGACGGCCAGCTTTCGATCGCCCGTTCGCTTCGCCCGGCCGAATGGACGCAGGTGCTCGCCGACGCCGGGCTGGGCGAAGGGACGGTGAGAGTGGCGAGGCGCTTTCCCTTCCGCATCGCGCTGGAGCGGGAATTTCCCTGA
- a CDS encoding LysR family transcriptional regulator ArgP: MLDYPALAAVSAVIREGTFERAAEALNITPSAVSQRVRGLEERLGAVLIVRGQPCEPTELGATLRAHFDRVQLLEADLQPHLNPPEDSRAAPLTVKLAVNSDSLATWFPEAAAAFVRATGMLLDLTLDDEAHTADRLRSGEVHAVVTSDPEPVQGCRTIELGSLRYRACASPEFIARHFGNGIDPGALAKAPLLRFERRDTLQARWAFETHGVKLAAPTHWVPSTQGFVDFALRGLGWGMHPAPLTQAHIAAGTLQELPPGRPFDVKLYWTVTRIQARSLRVLTDAVRDVAAASLITD, translated from the coding sequence ATGCTGGACTACCCCGCCCTCGCCGCCGTCTCCGCCGTCATCCGCGAAGGCACGTTCGAGCGCGCGGCGGAAGCCCTGAACATCACGCCGTCTGCCGTGTCGCAGCGCGTGCGCGGCCTTGAGGAACGGCTGGGCGCGGTCCTGATCGTTCGCGGCCAGCCTTGCGAGCCGACCGAGCTGGGCGCGACCCTGCGGGCCCACTTCGACCGGGTGCAACTGCTAGAAGCCGACCTGCAACCTCATCTCAACCCGCCGGAAGACAGCCGCGCAGCCCCGCTGACCGTGAAGCTGGCCGTCAATTCGGACAGTCTCGCGACATGGTTCCCCGAAGCCGCCGCCGCCTTCGTCCGCGCGACGGGGATGCTGCTGGACCTGACGCTGGACGACGAGGCGCACACCGCGGACCGGCTGCGCTCCGGCGAAGTCCACGCCGTGGTGACGTCGGACCCCGAGCCGGTGCAGGGGTGCCGGACGATCGAACTGGGATCGCTGCGCTACCGCGCCTGCGCCTCGCCCGAATTCATCGCGCGCCACTTCGGGAACGGCATCGATCCCGGTGCACTGGCCAAGGCCCCGCTGCTCCGCTTCGAGCGCCGCGACACGCTGCAGGCGCGCTGGGCCTTCGAGACTCATGGCGTCAAGCTGGCCGCGCCGACGCACTGGGTGCCCTCCACGCAAGGGTTCGTCGATTTCGCGCTCCGGGGGCTGGGCTGGGGAATGCATCCCGCTCCCCTCACCCAAGCGCATATCGCCGCCGGCACCTTGCAGGAACTGCCGCCCGGCCGCCCTTTCGACGTCAAGCTCTACTGGACCGTCACGCGCATTCAGGCCCGCTCGCTCCGCGTGCTGACAGACGCCGTGCGCGACGTGGCGGCCGCCAGCCTGATCACGGATTGA
- a CDS encoding NAD(P)/FAD-dependent oxidoreductase, translating into MADVLVVGGGLAGGAAACLLARQGRDVLLLEREHGPHHKVCGEFLSVEAAAHLRQLGVDPASLGGVPIQRIRLVSGTVEAEAPLPFGAWGLSRHVLDEALLRETIAAGARVERGVRVLELGGCVARTSEGDREGEYLLLASGKLPLRERGTASTGRAEAGFVGFKMHYRLAPAAMHRLAGTIMLFLFGGGYAGLQMVEGGRANLCLVVRRSRLAQSGGDWTGLRARLDEIAALREMLADAEPLFDRPVTIANLNYGMAPARTANSRVLRLGDQWAMTASLTGDGMAIALRSAFVAAQSVMAGEDARRYDCRLAAEVRGQVRRAMAFQNMLDHPVLRQAGCHAARSFPALLTMAARATRLREWR; encoded by the coding sequence ATGGCCGATGTCCTCGTGGTCGGCGGGGGGCTTGCAGGCGGGGCGGCGGCCTGCCTGCTGGCGCGGCAGGGGCGGGACGTGCTCCTGCTGGAACGGGAGCATGGGCCGCATCACAAGGTCTGCGGCGAATTCCTCTCGGTGGAGGCGGCGGCGCATCTGCGCCAGCTTGGCGTGGACCCCGCTTCGCTGGGCGGTGTGCCGATCCAGCGGATCAGGCTGGTTTCGGGCACTGTGGAAGCGGAGGCGCCGCTGCCCTTCGGTGCCTGGGGCCTCAGCCGCCATGTGCTGGACGAGGCGCTGTTGAGGGAGACCATCGCAGCCGGCGCGCGGGTGGAGCGGGGCGTCAGGGTACTCGAACTCGGCGGCTGCGTGGCCCGCACGAGCGAGGGGGACCGAGAGGGGGAGTATCTGCTGCTGGCAAGCGGCAAGCTGCCCCTGCGCGAAAGAGGCACGGCGTCCACGGGGCGGGCGGAGGCTGGTTTCGTGGGGTTCAAGATGCATTACCGCCTTGCCCCTGCCGCGATGCACCGTCTGGCGGGCACGATCATGCTCTTTCTGTTCGGCGGCGGTTATGCGGGACTTCAGATGGTGGAGGGTGGACGGGCCAACTTGTGCCTCGTCGTGCGCCGCAGCCGTCTTGCGCAGTCCGGCGGGGACTGGACGGGCCTGCGCGCCCGGCTGGACGAGATCGCGGCGCTGCGCGAAATGCTGGCCGATGCGGAGCCGCTGTTCGACCGTCCTGTAACGATCGCCAACCTGAACTACGGCATGGCCCCGGCCCGGACCGCGAACAGCCGGGTGCTGCGGCTGGGAGACCAGTGGGCGATGACCGCCTCGCTCACCGGGGACGGCATGGCCATCGCCCTGCGCAGTGCCTTCGTCGCCGCGCAAAGCGTGATGGCGGGCGAGGACGCGCGGCGATACGACTGCAGGCTCGCCGCGGAGGTTCGCGGTCAGGTCCGGCGGGCCATGGCGTTCCAGAACATGCTGGACCATCCGGTCCTGCGGCAGGCCGGGTGCCACGCGGCCCGGTCCTTTCCTGCGCTGCTGACAATGGCCGCGCGCGCAACCCGCCTGCGCGAATGGAGATGA
- a CDS encoding FMN-binding negative transcriptional regulator: protein MYCPAAFREDRAEVLHAAIRAYPLATLVTHGAAGLTANLIPFTLVAPPSGPVLLRAHMARTNPQVEELRAGADALVIFQGPQAYVTPAWYPAKREHGKVVPTWNYIAVQARGRASVTDDAAWLRAQIDQLTDEQERGRAVPWAVDDAPAAFIAGQLRGISGIEVPVERLEGKWKASQNQSQAARSAVAEGLREGETPSASMADIVAAAT, encoded by the coding sequence ATGTACTGTCCCGCCGCCTTTCGTGAAGACCGTGCCGAGGTGCTTCACGCGGCGATCCGCGCCTATCCGCTGGCCACGCTGGTGACGCATGGCGCGGCGGGGCTGACGGCCAACCTGATCCCGTTCACGCTGGTGGCGCCGCCGTCCGGGCCGGTCTTGCTCCGCGCGCACATGGCGCGCACGAACCCGCAGGTGGAGGAACTGCGCGCAGGTGCCGATGCCCTCGTGATCTTCCAGGGGCCGCAGGCCTATGTCACTCCGGCATGGTATCCGGCCAAGCGCGAGCACGGGAAAGTCGTGCCGACGTGGAACTATATCGCCGTGCAGGCGCGGGGCCGCGCATCCGTTACGGACGATGCCGCCTGGCTGCGCGCGCAGATCGACCAGTTGACGGATGAGCAGGAGCGCGGCCGCGCCGTGCCATGGGCGGTGGACGATGCGCCCGCCGCTTTCATCGCCGGTCAGCTCAGGGGAATTTCGGGTATCGAGGTCCCGGTCGAGAGGCTTGAGGGCAAGTGGAAGGCGAGCCAGAACCAGTCGCAAGCCGCCCGGAGCGCCGTGGCTGAGGGACTGCGAGAGGGCGAAACTCCGTCTGCGTCCATGGCGGATATCGTTGCGGCTGCGACGTAA
- the ybaK gene encoding Cys-tRNA(Pro) deacylase: MAQSTRATRALEQAGVSFSLHAYDYDPSAESIGQAAAVAIGADPAQVFKTLMLLADGKPACVVAPSSGEVSMKKAAAALRAKSAAMMKPADAERLTGYKIGGISPFGQMRRVPTVIDETALLWDAIFLNGGQRGLQTRLSGDDAAALLGATFADIAA, from the coding sequence ATGGCGCAATCCACCCGCGCAACAAGGGCGCTGGAACAGGCAGGAGTCTCCTTCAGCCTCCACGCCTATGACTACGATCCTTCGGCAGAGAGCATCGGCCAGGCGGCGGCCGTGGCGATCGGCGCCGATCCTGCCCAGGTGTTCAAGACCCTCATGCTGCTTGCCGACGGCAAGCCGGCCTGCGTCGTCGCGCCGAGCAGCGGCGAAGTCTCGATGAAGAAAGCCGCCGCCGCCCTGCGCGCCAAGAGCGCCGCAATGATGAAACCCGCCGATGCCGAACGACTGACCGGCTACAAGATCGGCGGCATCAGCCCGTTCGGACAGATGCGCCGGGTGCCGACAGTGATCGACGAGACCGCCCTGCTGTGGGACGCGATCTTTCTCAACGGCGGGCAGCGGGGCCTTCAGACCAGGCTTTCCGGCGACGATGCAGCAGCCCTTCTCGGCGCCACATTCGCGGACATCGCCGCCTGA
- a CDS encoding acyl carrier protein, translating into MTHDADIIALIAKETGLPPEQLRPEATLATLDISSLDLVSILFELEDRFGVEIQPEELSRETTLGQLLERIGSAAPR; encoded by the coding sequence ATGACTCACGATGCCGATATCATCGCCTTGATCGCCAAGGAGACGGGCCTTCCGCCCGAGCAGCTCCGCCCGGAAGCCACGCTGGCCACGCTGGACATTTCCTCGCTCGATCTTGTCAGCATCCTGTTCGAGCTGGAGGACAGGTTCGGGGTCGAAATCCAGCCGGAGGAACTCTCGCGCGAGACCACGCTGGGGCAGTTGCTGGAACGCATCGGAAGCGCCGCGCCGCGATGA
- a CDS encoding type III polyketide synthase yields MTSAIAHINRIGTANPPFAVHDAFVRFVSAELADARSRRLFERMAARSGIAQRYSFLEPVTLADGTITDTAGFYGTGAWPSTGQRMALYERDAPRLAFAAIEALEIDIAAAGITHLIVASCTGFMAPGLDQAIVAGAGLDPGVERTVVGFMGCYAAVNSLRLAHHIVRSTPEARVLVVTLELCTIHFQRSGDLANLLAMLLFGDGAAAALVTARPEGIALRDFRAVTIPGTADAITWSIRDQGFDMHLGGEVPARIAEALAADASRGDDRGLLRGASPGDVALWAVHAGGRTVLDAVEHGLGLPAEALLPSRTVLHDHGNMSSATLMFILSRMLSGSGEGDGLALAFGPGMAAESFRFTLER; encoded by the coding sequence ATGACCTCGGCTATCGCGCATATCAATCGCATCGGCACCGCCAATCCGCCTTTCGCGGTTCACGATGCTTTCGTGCGCTTCGTCAGCGCAGAGCTGGCCGATGCACGGTCTCGCCGCCTGTTCGAGCGCATGGCCGCCCGCTCCGGCATCGCGCAGCGCTATTCCTTCCTCGAACCGGTGACGCTTGCCGATGGCACGATAACCGATACGGCGGGCTTTTATGGGACGGGGGCGTGGCCATCGACCGGGCAGCGCATGGCGCTTTACGAACGCGACGCGCCCCGTCTGGCCTTCGCCGCGATAGAGGCGCTGGAAATCGACATCGCCGCGGCGGGGATCACGCACCTCATCGTCGCTTCCTGCACCGGCTTCATGGCGCCCGGGCTGGACCAGGCGATCGTTGCCGGCGCCGGACTCGATCCCGGCGTGGAGCGGACGGTGGTGGGTTTCATGGGCTGTTATGCGGCCGTCAATTCCCTGCGGCTGGCGCATCATATCGTCCGTTCGACGCCGGAGGCGCGGGTGCTGGTGGTGACGCTTGAACTCTGTACGATCCATTTCCAGCGGAGCGGCGATCTGGCGAACCTGCTGGCGATGCTATTGTTCGGCGATGGGGCTGCGGCGGCTTTGGTGACGGCGCGGCCGGAAGGGATCGCCCTGCGCGATTTTCGGGCGGTGACGATACCGGGCACGGCCGATGCCATCACATGGTCGATCCGCGATCAGGGGTTCGACATGCACCTTGGCGGAGAAGTGCCGGCCCGCATCGCCGAGGCTCTTGCGGCGGATGCCTCCCGCGGAGACGACCGGGGGCTCCTGCGCGGCGCTTCACCCGGTGATGTCGCGTTATGGGCGGTCCACGCGGGCGGCCGCACGGTGCTGGATGCCGTGGAGCACGGCCTTGGCTTACCCGCCGAGGCGCTGCTGCCTTCGCGAACGGTGCTGCACGATCACGGCAACATGTCCTCGGCGACATTGATGTTCATCCTTTCGCGGATGCTGTCGGGCTCGGGCGAGGGAGATGGGCTGGCGCTGGCCTTCGGGCCGGGCATGGCGGCGGAGAGCTTCCGCTTCACCCTGGAACGCTGA
- a CDS encoding cupredoxin domain-containing protein, whose protein sequence is MNTCRLVIAAAVLAAPLPAASQQPGGTAPAEMRVLTVRLSNFQFDPATITLEHGASYDLKLVNTASGGHDFAAKEFFSAARIAEADRAKVSDGQVPLAAGQTVEIHLVAPQPGSYKLRCTHFMHSAFGMNGKIVVQ, encoded by the coding sequence ATGAACACTTGCCGTCTTGTCATCGCCGCCGCCGTTCTGGCGGCTCCCCTGCCCGCCGCCTCGCAGCAACCCGGCGGAACGGCACCTGCCGAAATGCGCGTGCTGACGGTACGCCTGTCGAACTTCCAGTTCGATCCCGCCACCATCACGCTGGAACACGGCGCCAGCTACGACCTGAAGCTGGTGAATACCGCTTCCGGCGGGCACGATTTCGCGGCGAAGGAATTCTTCTCGGCCGCGCGGATCGCCGAGGCGGATCGTGCCAAGGTATCCGACGGGCAAGTGCCGCTGGCAGCAGGGCAAACGGTTGAAATCCACCTCGTCGCGCCGCAGCCCGGCAGCTACAAGCTTCGCTGCACGCATTTCATGCACAGCGCCTTCGGCATGAACGGAAAGATCGTCGTGCAGTGA
- a CDS encoding VIT domain-containing protein — protein MAAGTLPLGGSALAAPPPGPNTGPNPQLAAYQRGIDDGSGRHDAQGLKISRLHVDVQVQGRLADIVIEADLTDASGTADEARFLLELPTDAVVTGYALDVDGAMIDGELLDQPRARNVYEDEVRKGIDPGLAEITAANLFQARIFPISRNQPRRIRISLSAPFDPARGLVLPLDLQDGTALHVSTRISGFRAAPEVRIGGKPLSLLHKAAGSWSTDLEETKRPVAGGIVILGGDPVAGMLVSHHGKGGDFFQIGDAAPARRPGAKDGGRLRIYWDRSLSRRDDLLDRERALLRAYVEQAAPEAIDLVTFASDAPRLQTVHSADELDRAVAAVTYRGGTSFAGLEKPELPAADTCLLFSDGVATLDNQAAFEPDCPLSIIASAPDANGARLTRMAQAAGGRFLRLTQENGQDVVQTLGKPGIAILAARDDNGRKLPFRTLPAADGRWFAVGKMPETGKVHLSIAGLRKGTAERVYEAPSGPIAPLNAAGALWASQEVDQLGDDPLAHDRMVRLARSFNVAGPSMAFLVLESPDQYLNADIAPSGGFSRQWMADYRSARKTRDQETAHQRQERLAFVVEQWTAHKTWWNSRFKPRPRVKGRSAEVLGAAPPPPPPPAPPAMNIAPPPPVSVILPATQAASAGGDDAANIVVSGQRRSSPVQGAPLAVDVQSRETLAGRTIGLDLESALAERPYLAALDAAKPENRLAVLAAQEETFGTLPAFYLETSEWFRRKGDAGAARDLLFSALELAVVDDETRQIVAFRLERDGDLDRAVALFETLAAGSDFRPQPRRALALALAERGRAHGPSGKDDLERAFALLAKVVLDPAIRDFDGIETVALMEANGLIPAIEAAGGNWKLDPRLVALLDTDIRIVIEWTNDDADIDLWVIEPNGEKVFYSYQTSSSGGHITNDMTDGYGPEEYAIRKAPAGEYTVRINGFDADRINPNGNGRVMLRMIRDFGRPSMKETLVDADIAFEKGSDRDAEGGRLIGRLTVAPGGK, from the coding sequence TTGGCGGCCGGAACGCTGCCGCTTGGCGGTTCGGCCCTGGCAGCGCCGCCCCCAGGGCCGAACACGGGGCCGAACCCGCAGCTCGCCGCATACCAGCGCGGGATAGACGACGGCTCCGGCAGGCACGATGCGCAGGGCCTGAAAATCTCGCGGCTCCATGTCGACGTGCAGGTGCAGGGACGCCTTGCTGACATCGTGATCGAGGCCGATCTCACCGATGCGTCCGGCACGGCGGACGAGGCGCGTTTCCTGCTGGAACTGCCCACCGACGCGGTCGTCACCGGCTATGCGCTGGACGTTGACGGGGCCATGATCGATGGCGAACTGCTGGACCAGCCCAGAGCCCGGAACGTCTACGAGGACGAAGTGCGAAAGGGCATCGATCCCGGTCTGGCGGAGATCACCGCGGCGAACCTTTTCCAGGCCCGCATCTTCCCGATTTCCCGCAACCAGCCCCGGCGCATCCGCATCAGTCTTTCCGCGCCCTTCGACCCGGCGCGGGGGCTCGTCCTCCCGCTCGATCTGCAGGACGGCACCGCCCTCCACGTCAGCACGCGGATCTCCGGTTTCCGGGCGGCGCCCGAGGTCAGGATCGGCGGCAAGCCGCTGTCGCTCCTGCACAAGGCGGCCGGCAGCTGGTCCACCGATCTCGAGGAAACCAAGCGGCCGGTCGCGGGCGGCATCGTCATCCTCGGCGGCGATCCCGTTGCCGGGATGCTGGTGTCGCACCACGGCAAGGGCGGCGACTTCTTCCAGATCGGCGATGCCGCGCCGGCCCGACGTCCGGGCGCGAAGGATGGCGGCCGCCTGAGGATCTACTGGGATCGTTCGCTGTCACGCCGGGACGACCTGCTCGACCGCGAGAGGGCGCTCCTGCGCGCCTACGTGGAACAGGCCGCGCCCGAGGCGATCGACCTCGTGACCTTTGCGAGCGACGCGCCACGCCTTCAGACCGTTCACAGCGCCGACGAACTGGACAGGGCCGTAGCCGCCGTGACCTACCGGGGCGGCACCAGCTTCGCCGGGCTGGAAAAGCCGGAATTGCCCGCGGCGGATACCTGCCTGCTGTTCTCCGACGGCGTGGCGACGCTGGACAATCAGGCCGCGTTCGAACCGGACTGCCCGCTCTCGATCATCGCCTCGGCGCCGGATGCCAACGGTGCCCGCCTGACCCGCATGGCGCAAGCTGCGGGCGGCCGCTTCCTGCGCCTCACGCAGGAAAACGGGCAGGACGTCGTCCAGACCCTCGGCAAGCCCGGAATCGCCATTCTGGCTGCGCGTGACGATAACGGGCGAAAGCTTCCGTTTCGCACCCTGCCGGCTGCCGACGGCCGCTGGTTCGCGGTCGGCAAGATGCCCGAGACCGGAAAAGTGCATCTGTCTATCGCGGGACTCCGCAAGGGCACGGCCGAACGCGTCTACGAAGCCCCTTCCGGGCCGATCGCCCCGCTCAACGCCGCCGGCGCGCTCTGGGCAAGCCAGGAGGTGGACCAGCTGGGCGACGATCCGCTCGCGCATGATCGCATGGTCCGGCTGGCCCGTTCCTTCAATGTGGCGGGGCCATCGATGGCCTTCCTCGTGCTCGAAAGTCCCGACCAGTACCTGAATGCCGATATTGCTCCATCCGGCGGCTTTTCCCGGCAATGGATGGCCGATTACCGCAGCGCCCGGAAAACCCGCGATCAGGAAACCGCCCACCAGCGGCAGGAACGGCTGGCATTCGTGGTGGAGCAATGGACCGCGCACAAGACGTGGTGGAACAGTCGCTTCAAGCCGCGCCCCCGTGTGAAGGGCCGTTCGGCTGAGGTCCTCGGGGCGGCGCCTCCTCCTCCGCCTCCTCCGGCCCCGCCTGCCATGAACATAGCTCCGCCTCCGCCGGTCTCCGTTATCCTGCCTGCCACGCAGGCCGCTTCGGCGGGCGGCGATGACGCGGCGAACATCGTCGTGTCGGGACAGCGGCGGTCAAGCCCGGTCCAGGGCGCGCCGCTGGCCGTGGATGTCCAATCCCGCGAAACGCTCGCCGGCCGGACCATCGGCCTCGACCTTGAAAGCGCCCTTGCCGAGCGCCCCTACCTCGCCGCGCTTGACGCTGCGAAGCCGGAGAACCGGCTGGCGGTGCTGGCGGCACAGGAAGAGACCTTCGGCACGCTGCCGGCTTTCTATCTGGAAACCTCCGAATGGTTCCGGCGCAAGGGCGATGCCGGGGCCGCCCGCGACCTCCTGTTTTCGGCGCTGGAACTCGCGGTGGTGGATGACGAAACCCGGCAGATCGTCGCGTTCCGGCTGGAACGGGACGGCGATCTCGACCGCGCCGTCGCCCTGTTCGAGACGCTTGCGGCAGGAAGCGATTTCCGGCCCCAGCCCCGCCGCGCGCTGGCGCTGGCGCTTGCCGAACGCGGGCGGGCGCACGGCCCCTCGGGCAAGGACGATCTGGAGCGGGCCTTCGCACTGCTGGCGAAAGTCGTGCTCGATCCCGCGATCCGCGACTTCGACGGGATCGAGACGGTGGCCCTGATGGAAGCCAACGGCCTCATTCCCGCGATCGAGGCGGCAGGCGGAAACTGGAAGCTCGATCCGCGCCTCGTGGCGCTGCTCGATACCGATATCCGGATCGTCATCGAATGGACGAACGACGATGCCGACATCGACCTCTGGGTCATCGAGCCCAACGGCGAGAAGGTGTTCTACAGCTACCAGACCAGTTCCTCCGGCGGCCATATCACCAATGACATGACCGACGGCTACGGTCCCGAGGAATACGCCATCCGCAAGGCCCCCGCCGGGGAGTACACCGTCCGCATCAACGGGTTCGACGCGGACCGCATCAATCCGAACGGCAACGGAAGGGTGATGCTGCGGATGATCCGCGATTTCGGGCGCCCCTCGATGAAGGAAACGCTCGTCGATGCCGATATCGCCTTCGAGAAAGGATCGGATCGGGATGCCGAAGGCGGGCGCCTGATCGGGCGGCTGACCGTGGCGCCGGGCGGGAAATGA